From the genome of Bartonella sp. M0283:
TTTCAGCTCCGAAATGGGCGCGTGCCATACGTGCATCTATCAAGGCGGTACGGCTTATCTTCAAATAGATAACCAACTGGATTGTTTTAGGCGCAAAATTGATAAACTCGCTTAATTGTTGATCATCAAGGCGATTATCCATCAAAGGTAAAGTTGTTGCGAAATCCCGCCAGAATTCATTTGCATAGGGAGATTTCGAAAAACGCGTGACGTAATTTCTGGTAAGAAGCCGCAAAAGCTTGAGATCTCCGGTCATAGAGGCAACTTTGATCTGGCGCCGTATCGCTGCTTCTTCAAACAATGATCCGGGTGCTGCCAATCTTACCCAATTGAGACGATCGGAGGCTTTTTCAGGGCTAGCCTCGGCCATATCGGCAACAGTGCTTAAAGTAATGGAAAGTAACAATGCCGCAGGAATTTCTGAATCATCTTCCGGCAAATTGTCAAAAGCTTTTAAAAATCTATCTTTTTTGTGGTGGGCATAGGCACGGGCACCATCAATATAATTCTTCGGAACAATCCCATCCGGTGCATTCTTGAGAATAGTTTCTACGACATCGGGATTTCCACCATTAAATAGATAGGTCAATGCGGCAAAAGTATTTTGCGCATTTTCCCATGTTGATGGATCTTCGCTTAAAAATTTTTGTCCGATATCGGCAAGAACACGCGGTTGCATTTGCAGTGCTCCGGGTTGTCCGCTTGCTATGTCATCTTGCAGGCTTTCTAATGAGCGG
Proteins encoded in this window:
- a CDS encoding chemotaxis protein: MINRFFKVMCLAGVVLPIFASTPLEAQLAESALGPVQLVRSLESLQDDIASGQPGALQMQPRVLADIGQKFLSEDPSTWENAQNTFAALTYLFNGGNPDVVETILKNAPDGIVPKNYIDGARAYAHHKKDRFLKAFDNLPEDDSEIPAALLLSITLSTVADMAEASPEKASDRLNWVRLAAPGSLFEEAAIRRQIKVASMTGDLKLLRLLTRNYVTRFSKSPYANEFWRDFATTLPLMDNRLDDQQLSEFINFAPKTIQLVIYLKISRTALIDARMARAHFGAEKALDIAHSLNVNDASARLYYAASSVGSTAAEDAGEMLKTISVNELPEKDRPLLMAAKAVAKGVVLDTSILPKQTDDDEEDDDDQSGLKEAVGVPVDQVGTKTNEPLPMPTNSASGKQDEQKTSGEIDQFMQQTQKKIDDVDKLLEKK